A window of the Synechococcus sp. LTW-R genome harbors these coding sequences:
- a CDS encoding HEAT repeat domain-containing protein, producing MSEETAMETLLKPPAELKNPGLKYLAATRLGACQSPESLQKLLAAGANDSDDLYERITRRKALEALGRRKDRSALPVLLDALRADDEPTVVNAADAIARLGTPLNKEGQTALLQALRGPDNQRRAVLQAFCRLGMNDASGQIDRCRNDSNPLVAGAAHAYAVRVMGDQQGLPPLVEQLEDDNPGRRRAAVIDLGDAGRIEALAALIRCPVSMPLRAKSAFQMATSQAGAIDPDAADLLKKLLQDDPRQLNLDGIPETAAEPEAIKEGLQHRDEARQYAAAKALMALPRSAQLDQIDALRSSLGSDYGVHYLLASCTGLLELHERSDLVREALAETAPQYAKSRIAGAWSCLRLRLRDQTSLLEEVGRSHPWQPLQWSCREVALLLS from the coding sequence ATGAGTGAAGAGACGGCGATGGAAACGTTGCTCAAGCCGCCTGCCGAGCTGAAGAATCCCGGCCTTAAATATCTCGCCGCGACCCGTCTAGGGGCCTGCCAATCCCCCGAGTCCCTTCAGAAACTCCTGGCAGCCGGCGCCAACGACTCCGACGACCTCTACGAACGCATCACCCGGCGCAAGGCGCTCGAAGCCCTGGGCCGACGCAAAGACCGCTCGGCTCTTCCCGTTCTTCTTGACGCCTTGCGAGCCGATGACGAACCCACCGTCGTCAATGCGGCTGATGCCATCGCCCGGCTGGGCACACCGCTGAATAAGGAAGGGCAAACGGCACTGCTGCAAGCGCTTCGTGGCCCCGACAACCAACGCCGGGCGGTTCTTCAAGCCTTCTGCCGCCTGGGCATGAACGATGCCAGCGGCCAGATCGATCGTTGCCGCAACGACAGCAATCCCCTGGTGGCGGGAGCGGCCCATGCCTATGCCGTTCGGGTGATGGGCGACCAGCAAGGCCTTCCACCACTCGTGGAGCAGCTCGAGGATGACAACCCCGGTCGAAGACGGGCCGCCGTGATCGATCTGGGAGATGCGGGCCGGATCGAAGCACTGGCGGCGTTGATCCGTTGCCCAGTGTCGATGCCCCTGCGCGCCAAGAGTGCGTTTCAGATGGCCACCAGCCAAGCGGGCGCCATTGATCCTGATGCGGCAGATCTATTGAAGAAGCTGCTTCAGGATGATCCAAGACAGTTGAACCTGGACGGCATTCCGGAAACCGCTGCCGAACCCGAAGCGATTAAGGAGGGACTGCAGCATCGGGACGAAGCCCGCCAGTACGCCGCCGCCAAAGCCTTGATGGCTTTGCCCAGATCAGCCCAACTGGATCAGATCGATGCGTTGCGCTCCAGCCTCGGCAGCGACTACGGAGTTCACTACCTGCTGGCGAGCTGCACCGGACTGCTGGAGCTGCATGAACGCAGCGACCTGGTGCGCGAGGCACTGGCGGAAACAGCACCGCAATATGCGAAGTCCCGAATCGCGGGCGCCTGGAGCTGCCTGCGACTAAGGCTGCGGGATCAAACATCACTGCTGGAGGAGGTTGGCCGCAGCCATCCCTGGCAGCCGCTGCAGTGGAGCTGCCGTGAAGTGGCGCTTCTTCTCTCTTAA
- a CDS encoding Nif11-like leader peptide family natural product precursor, with the protein MANSELERFVQAIADDHGLATGIKTLGSHYDIVAYANIRGYSITLAEWGRYLAMDWLQSSDADLASVHRADPAHWSWAFRQLSRWRALLMDGAESEGMLGPADFAVTRDQSAAPPASVPAPTLTDAEKDAALVSFIQLVKTRPDLKDQVKSARNQDEVIGLAQTQGFAIDSLTLLRSWSQVSDFSKPTWFGWFDD; encoded by the coding sequence ATGGCTAACTCTGAACTTGAGCGTTTCGTCCAGGCAATTGCTGATGATCACGGGCTAGCCACGGGAATCAAGACGCTTGGCTCCCATTACGACATCGTTGCCTACGCCAACATCCGTGGCTACTCGATCACCTTGGCGGAATGGGGGAGATATCTGGCTATGGATTGGTTGCAGAGCTCCGATGCCGATCTGGCCTCTGTTCACCGAGCCGATCCAGCCCATTGGAGCTGGGCGTTCCGTCAATTGTCCCGCTGGCGTGCGCTGTTGATGGATGGTGCTGAATCCGAGGGAATGCTTGGCCCCGCAGATTTTGCAGTGACCCGGGATCAGTCCGCTGCCCCGCCGGCCAGCGTCCCGGCACCCACCCTGACGGATGCAGAGAAAGATGCGGCTTTGGTGTCGTTCATCCAGCTGGTGAAAACACGGCCTGATCTCAAGGACCAGGTGAAATCAGCACGGAACCAAGATGAGGTGATTGGCTTGGCCCAAACCCAGGGTTTTGCCATTGATTCGCTCACACTGTTGCGCAGTTGGAGTCAGGTGTCTGACTTCAGCAAACCCACCTGGTTTGGCTGGTTTGATGATTGA
- a CDS encoding CpeR family transcriptional regulator: protein MSAIEAEKQLKTWIRSQHLICEGTDFIFETVDQTHLEKFERCIEAIGGRVRKIAAAGNWPMGPRRTFKILRATASVPRPGGESLVTYWAKRGTTRTRYAEIS from the coding sequence ATGTCTGCAATTGAGGCCGAGAAACAACTGAAAACCTGGATCCGGTCGCAGCATCTGATTTGCGAAGGAACCGATTTCATCTTTGAAACGGTGGATCAAACCCACCTCGAAAAATTCGAGCGTTGCATTGAAGCCATCGGTGGACGCGTGCGAAAAATTGCAGCTGCCGGCAACTGGCCGATGGGGCCAAGGCGCACCTTCAAGATCCTTCGCGCCACAGCATCAGTTCCCAGGCCCGGTGGTGAATCACTGGTGACCTATTGGGCCAAACGTGGCACCACACGCACCCGCTATGCGGAGATCAGCTGA